From one Flavobacterium kingsejongi genomic stretch:
- a CDS encoding reprolysin-like metallopeptidase, which produces MKKTLLLTIVAVLAFSLSYSQTDKLWLSTAKKEGITVSKNTERASFPTEFKLFQLNLTSFRQALSKGNAQGKSNAGIIISVPNANGGMENFRIIENSNFTSELQAQYPEIRSYSGIGIDDKFAQIRLSADPNGIQAMIFRTDRQNEFIEPYSTDGQTYAVFNSSRNKGNLPFTCSTPDQALMKGLAEKAPTSTLSNTGELLTFRLALSCNGQYANYFGATSAANAALVVAAFNATMTRVNGVFEKDLSIHMNLIANTTSVIYYNGSTDPYSNNMNNWNGELQSTLTNVIGEANYDIGHMFGRSGGGGNAGCIGCVCVNGQKGSGITSPADGVPAGDNFDIDYVTHEMGHQFGGNHTYSYAVEGTGVNVEVGSGSTIMGYAGITPYDVQSHSDDYFTYATIKQIQDNMAGKTCPVRTPLTNIAPIVNAGADYTIPKSTPFMLTGVASDPNNDPITYCWEQNDSPVAQNQTGSGSAASATKTGGPNWRSYDPVSSPTRYFPPLARVLANQSTTQGLDINTEALSSVSRTLNFTLTCRDNIEGGGQTNTDAMVVTVNAAAGPFLVTFPNASVSLAGGSNQTVTWDVAGTTANGINAAYVDILLSTDGGNTYPVVLASKVPNDGSEIVTVPNTPGTQNRIMIKGYNHIFYDLSNANFTITAAPSTFAVAFSGTSGDQNRSACSGSPISYIIKYNALAGFNGTTTFSATGNPAGTTVTFSPATMSASGDVTMTISNNTVPGFYPLVVTATSGAVSKTVPFYFELLNSDFGTMVLTAPANAATAQNTTVNLSWSANANASLYEVVFATDDAFTNIITSQIIAATNLTVSALQESTQYFWKVLPKNSSCSGTVSETFSFTTGVLTCGTVASNTTPITISASGTPTINSVINIPTSYSISDVKVTMNITHTYVSDLTATLISPTGIAIPLFTEPCGSNDNINATFTDQGTALVCGNLPAISGNVLPQQALSILNGQDAQGAWTLRIRDGYASDGGILNSWSLEFCTADALSVKQDAFANLAVYPNPNNGNFNVQFTNISSVNDIKISVYDMRGRNIFEKTYANQATFNENIQLNTVQAGVYLLNISDGERKEVKRIIIK; this is translated from the coding sequence ATGAAAAAAACATTACTACTAACCATAGTAGCTGTTCTGGCTTTTTCTTTGAGCTACTCGCAAACAGACAAACTATGGCTTTCAACAGCTAAAAAAGAGGGAATTACCGTTTCCAAAAACACCGAAAGGGCTTCTTTTCCAACTGAATTTAAACTTTTCCAACTCAACTTAACCTCATTCAGACAAGCGCTTAGCAAAGGCAATGCCCAGGGAAAATCCAACGCTGGAATTATTATTTCAGTACCCAATGCAAATGGAGGAATGGAAAATTTTAGAATCATTGAAAATTCCAACTTCACATCAGAATTACAAGCACAATATCCTGAAATTCGTTCTTATTCAGGAATAGGCATTGATGATAAATTCGCACAAATCCGATTGAGTGCCGATCCAAATGGCATTCAGGCGATGATCTTCAGAACGGACAGACAGAATGAGTTCATTGAACCTTATTCTACAGATGGACAAACATATGCCGTTTTCAACTCTTCCCGAAACAAAGGGAATCTTCCTTTTACCTGTTCTACACCTGATCAGGCCTTAATGAAAGGACTTGCTGAAAAAGCACCAACCAGCACTTTATCCAATACTGGTGAATTACTAACTTTTAGGCTTGCATTATCCTGCAACGGACAATACGCTAACTATTTTGGAGCGACAAGTGCGGCAAACGCTGCATTGGTAGTGGCAGCATTTAATGCTACAATGACCCGTGTTAATGGTGTTTTTGAAAAAGACCTTTCCATTCACATGAACCTCATTGCCAATACGACAAGTGTCATTTATTACAATGGCAGTACCGATCCTTACAGCAACAATATGAACAATTGGAACGGCGAATTGCAAAGCACCCTTACCAATGTTATTGGCGAAGCCAATTATGATATCGGTCATATGTTTGGCCGTAGTGGTGGTGGTGGAAATGCTGGCTGTATCGGCTGTGTATGTGTCAATGGCCAAAAAGGAAGCGGAATAACCTCTCCTGCTGACGGTGTTCCTGCTGGTGATAATTTTGATATTGACTATGTAACACATGAAATGGGCCACCAATTTGGAGGTAACCACACGTATTCTTATGCTGTTGAAGGCACAGGGGTTAATGTTGAAGTCGGAAGTGGTTCTACCATTATGGGCTACGCGGGCATTACACCTTATGATGTACAGTCACATTCCGATGACTACTTCACGTATGCTACTATTAAACAGATACAGGATAATATGGCTGGAAAAACCTGCCCAGTCCGAACGCCTTTAACGAACATAGCTCCAATTGTAAATGCTGGTGCTGACTATACCATACCTAAAAGCACTCCTTTTATGCTTACCGGTGTTGCCTCTGACCCTAACAATGATCCTATTACCTATTGCTGGGAGCAAAATGACTCTCCAGTAGCCCAAAACCAAACAGGATCAGGAAGTGCGGCTTCGGCCACAAAAACCGGAGGACCAAACTGGAGATCCTATGATCCTGTAAGCTCACCAACCCGATACTTCCCGCCTTTAGCAAGGGTTTTAGCCAATCAGTCAACAACACAGGGACTTGATATCAATACTGAAGCTTTGAGTTCTGTTTCACGAACTTTAAACTTTACCTTAACCTGTCGTGATAATATCGAAGGTGGTGGCCAAACAAATACGGATGCAATGGTCGTTACAGTAAATGCTGCGGCAGGCCCCTTTTTAGTGACTTTTCCTAACGCAAGCGTTTCACTTGCTGGAGGATCCAACCAAACCGTAACCTGGGATGTTGCCGGAACTACTGCTAACGGCATAAATGCTGCTTATGTAGATATCCTGTTATCTACTGATGGGGGAAATACCTATCCTGTAGTATTAGCCAGCAAAGTACCTAATGATGGCTCGGAAATAGTTACAGTTCCAAATACACCCGGGACACAAAACAGAATCATGATTAAAGGGTACAATCATATTTTCTATGATCTTTCCAATGCTAATTTTACTATTACAGCGGCCCCTTCTACTTTTGCAGTAGCCTTCTCAGGTACTTCTGGCGATCAGAATCGTTCAGCATGTAGTGGCAGTCCTATCAGCTATATCATAAAATATAATGCATTAGCCGGATTTAACGGAACTACTACATTCAGTGCAACTGGAAATCCTGCCGGCACCACAGTTACGTTCTCCCCTGCAACTATGTCAGCAAGCGGTGATGTTACTATGACCATAAGCAACAATACTGTTCCTGGATTTTATCCTCTTGTTGTTACCGCAACTTCAGGAGCTGTGAGCAAGACAGTACCTTTCTATTTTGAATTATTAAATTCGGATTTTGGGACTATGGTTTTGACCGCGCCAGCGAATGCTGCAACAGCCCAGAATACAACTGTAAACTTATCCTGGTCAGCGAATGCAAACGCTTCACTCTATGAAGTTGTATTCGCAACGGATGATGCTTTTACCAATATAATCACTTCTCAAATAATAGCAGCAACCAACCTTACAGTTTCAGCACTACAGGAATCTACCCAATATTTTTGGAAAGTACTTCCAAAAAACAGTTCCTGCAGTGGAACGGTTAGTGAGACTTTTAGCTTTACTACCGGAGTACTAACCTGTGGTACTGTAGCGTCAAACACTACGCCAATTACAATTTCTGCTTCAGGTACACCAACCATCAATTCGGTAATCAATATTCCAACATCTTATTCTATTTCTGATGTAAAAGTAACCATGAACATCACACACACTTACGTCAGTGATTTAACGGCTACTTTGATCAGCCCTACTGGAATTGCGATTCCTTTATTTACAGAACCATGTGGAAGCAACGATAATATTAATGCTACATTCACGGATCAGGGTACAGCCCTTGTTTGTGGTAACCTACCAGCGATCTCAGGAAATGTTCTGCCGCAACAAGCACTATCAATATTAAATGGACAAGATGCTCAAGGAGCCTGGACATTGCGTATCAGAGATGGATATGCTAGTGATGGCGGAATCCTGAACAGCTGGAGCCTTGAATTTTGCACTGCGGATGCCTTAAGTGTAAAACAGGATGCGTTTGCTAACCTAGCGGTATATCCAAATCCGAACAATGGTAATTTCAATGTACAGTTTACCAATATCTCTTCTGTAAATGATATTAAAATTTCAGTTTACGATATGAGAGGACGTAATATTTTTGAAAAAACATATGCTAATCAGGCTACTTTTAATGAAAACATTCAGCTTAATACCGTTCAGGCTGGTGTCTATTTATTAAACATAAGTGATGGAGAGCGAAAAGAAGTAAAACGAATTATTATCAAATAA
- a CDS encoding bifunctional riboflavin kinase/FAD synthetase: protein MKIFHCIQDFKSETRTIVTLGTFDGVHIGHKKIIERLIKAKQESDCESLVLTFFPHPRMVLQENSEIKLLNTIAERTALLSGTGLDNLIIHPFDQEFSRLTAEEFVRDILVAKFNISKIIIGYDHRFGRNRTATIDDLIAFGQIYNFEVEQISAQEIDEVSVSSTKIRTALLEGNIALANSYLGYEYTLSGIVVKGKQIGRTINFHTANIHIAEDYKLIPLNGVYIVKSEIDGATVYGMMNIGFNPTVNGTKQTIEAHFFDFNADIYGKEIQVAILSRIRAEEKFDSLVRLQEELENDKKIALDYIKHL from the coding sequence TTGAAAATTTTTCATTGCATACAGGATTTCAAGTCTGAGACCAGGACAATAGTTACTCTCGGGACATTTGATGGCGTACATATAGGACATAAAAAAATAATTGAAAGACTGATAAAGGCCAAGCAGGAAAGTGACTGCGAAAGCCTGGTGCTGACCTTTTTTCCACATCCCAGAATGGTGCTACAGGAAAATTCGGAAATCAAACTCCTTAATACAATAGCGGAAAGAACCGCATTGTTATCGGGTACCGGATTGGATAATCTGATCATCCATCCTTTTGATCAGGAATTTTCCCGGCTTACCGCTGAAGAATTTGTACGGGATATATTGGTTGCAAAATTTAATATCAGCAAGATAATTATTGGCTACGACCATCGTTTTGGAAGAAACAGGACAGCAACAATCGATGACCTTATCGCTTTTGGCCAAATCTATAATTTTGAAGTCGAACAAATTTCTGCACAGGAAATCGACGAAGTTTCCGTTAGTTCCACCAAGATCAGGACAGCATTGCTGGAAGGCAATATAGCTTTGGCAAATTCCTATTTAGGGTACGAATATACTTTAAGTGGGATTGTCGTAAAAGGAAAACAAATAGGGCGCACCATTAATTTTCATACGGCAAATATCCATATCGCTGAAGACTATAAGCTGATTCCTCTTAATGGGGTCTATATTGTAAAAAGCGAGATCGATGGAGCAACCGTTTATGGTATGATGAATATCGGTTTTAACCCTACCGTTAATGGAACGAAACAAACGATTGAAGCTCATTTCTTCGATTTCAATGCCGACATTTATGGTAAGGAAATTCAGGTAGCCATCTTATCCCGTATCCGGGCAGAAGAAAAGTTCGATTCCCTGGTACGCCTTCAGGAGGAACTTGAAAACGATAAGAAGATAGCACTCGACTATATTAAACATTTATAA